The Helicobacter mustelae genome has a segment encoding these proteins:
- a CDS encoding NAD(P)-binding domain-containing protein, whose amino-acid sequence MEKIYDIAIIGAGPGGIAASIEAKVLGIENIILFEKTHEHSATIRKFYKDGKRVDKDYKGQVVDLKGSIAFGDGDKESSLGLFDALLEQYSIAPKYGTDIEKVVKKDQYFELTSTGNETFLAKFVIIAIGKMGQPNKPDYKIPPTLLKKVTYNVNSIAEGEKVLVVGGGNSAVEYATALADITDTTLNYRRKEFNRINEINAKNLKDSMSKNLKTKLGLNIEKLEEKEGRAVAFFDDGTSEAFDKIVYAIGGSTPVDFLKKCGLELDSNDLPITKDYETSVENIFAIGDILSKNGASIAIAINQGYETILKIHTKMQ is encoded by the coding sequence ATGGAAAAAATTTATGATATTGCAATTATTGGCGCAGGTCCTGGTGGGATTGCTGCGAGCATCGAGGCTAAGGTACTGGGCATTGAAAATATCATTTTATTTGAAAAAACCCATGAGCATTCTGCCACAATCCGAAAATTTTACAAAGATGGCAAGAGGGTGGACAAAGATTATAAAGGTCAAGTCGTAGATCTCAAAGGCTCCATTGCATTTGGCGATGGGGATAAGGAAAGCTCTCTTGGGTTATTTGATGCGCTGCTAGAGCAATATTCCATCGCTCCCAAATATGGTACAGACATCGAAAAAGTTGTGAAAAAAGACCAGTATTTTGAGCTCACCTCTACTGGCAACGAGACATTTTTGGCCAAATTTGTCATCATTGCGATTGGAAAAATGGGCCAACCCAATAAGCCAGATTACAAAATCCCGCCAACCTTGCTCAAAAAAGTCACCTACAATGTCAATAGTATCGCTGAGGGAGAAAAGGTGCTAGTAGTCGGGGGCGGAAATTCAGCAGTGGAATATGCCACAGCCTTGGCTGATATCACAGACACCACGCTCAACTATCGACGCAAAGAATTCAATCGAATCAATGAAATCAACGCCAAGAATCTGAAAGATTCCATGAGCAAAAATCTCAAAACCAAACTTGGCCTCAACATCGAAAAACTCGAAGAAAAAGAAGGCAGGGCAGTGGCATTTTTTGATGATGGCACCAGTGAGGCATTTGACAAGATTGTCTATGCCATCGGCGGATCCACGCCCGTGGATTTCCTCAAAAAATGCGGGCTAGAGCTCGACTCAAACGATCTCCCCATCACCAAAGACTATGAAACCTCTGTGGAAAATATTTTTGCCATCGGAGACATTTTGTCCAAAAATGGTGCTTCCATCGCCATCGCCATCAATCAGGGCTATGAAACCATCCTAAAAATCCACACCAAGATGCAATAA
- the ccoS gene encoding cbb3-type cytochrome oxidase assembly protein CcoS, producing the protein MNTTLLIVMLFVSLLIGLLGFLVFLWGLKTGQFDDEKKMLQGIVLFDSTEDLNQAIKQEQKNKNGKEKNGKNL; encoded by the coding sequence ATGAACACAACACTTTTAATCGTTATGCTTTTTGTGTCTTTGTTAATTGGTCTGCTTGGGTTTCTTGTATTTTTATGGGGACTCAAAACCGGGCAGTTTGATGATGAAAAAAAAATGCTCCAGGGAATTGTGCTTTTTGATAGCACAGAGGATCTCAATCAAGCCATAAAACAAGAGCAAAAAAATAAAAACGGAAAGGAAAAAAATGGAAAAAATTTATGA
- the maf gene encoding septum formation inhibitor Maf, whose translation MLLLASSSPTRKTLLEDFGVVFEQYPLAFEEEKISTITPKSFAYQACRLKLESVLKEIKELKQNAILVADSVIEVEGKLQRKAQTKEQAKAMLELQSGREITIITAQILKSKNLEVCDVSKTRLWLGDFKEKDLQKYLDSGLWNGKAGGVMVEGFHKKYILKQNGLLSTAMGLSVEKFLPFFEII comes from the coding sequence ATGCTGCTGCTTGCATCAAGCTCTCCCACCCGCAAGACCTTGCTAGAGGATTTTGGTGTGGTATTTGAGCAGTATCCCCTAGCATTTGAAGAAGAAAAAATTTCTACCATCACGCCTAAATCCTTTGCCTATCAAGCCTGCAGACTCAAGCTAGAGAGCGTACTCAAGGAAATCAAAGAACTCAAACAAAATGCCATCCTGGTGGCAGATAGCGTGATTGAGGTAGAGGGGAAACTCCAGCGCAAAGCACAGACAAAAGAGCAGGCAAAAGCCATGCTAGAGCTTCAAAGTGGCAGGGAGATTACCATCATCACAGCCCAGATCCTCAAATCCAAAAATTTGGAGGTTTGCGATGTCTCTAAGACAAGGCTTTGGCTAGGGGATTTTAAAGAAAAAGACCTACAAAAATACCTAGATTCTGGATTGTGGAATGGCAAGGCAGGAGGTGTGATGGTAGAGGGATTTCACAAAAAATATATCTTGAAGCAAAATGGCCTGCTCTCCACAGCAATGGGTCTAAGCGTAGAGAAATTTTTACCTTTTTTTGAGATAATATGA
- the alaS gene encoding alanine--tRNA ligase, protein MLDIRKKFLDFFQSKGHQVYASMPLVPEDASLLFTNAGMVQFKDIFTGKIPTPSIPRATSSQLCIRAGGKHNDLENVGFTRRHHTLFEMLGNFSFGDYFKKEAIAYAWEFVTEVLGFDKEVLYISIHESDDEAFEIWSKYVNPDRIKRMGDKDNFWQMGDTGACGPCSEIFVDQGSSFASSEDYFGGDGDRFLEIWNLVFMQYERKSDGTLIPLPKPSIDTGMGLERVSALLEGKESNFDSHLFMPLIKEVEKLCGKPYHYESGASYRVIADHARAVAFLLAQGSNFDKEGRGYVLRRILRRAVRHGYLLGFEGAFFYRIVEKVCEEMGGFYTYLLEQKNFISMQTKMEEERFFETIEQGIHLFKKELERMREMGEKVFDGNIAFRLYDTFGFPLDLTQDMLKEENLELDLAGFESSMQKQKQLAKSSWKGSGDPLIKGDFKQVLQEFGSNIFNGYTHDRHHSKILALFDENLERQEILQKEGYILLDTTPLYPESGGAIGDRGVLLENGECIAKILDTKKYFGLNISQISPKKPLKVGEIYEVLVDHSRQEIAKHHSATHLLHAILREKFGSQVAQAGSLVEANRLRFDFSFPRPITKEELLEIQDSVNALIAKNLPARVEHMEIGQAKTRGAIALFGEKYGENVRVVSFGEESCELCGGIHVQNTGFIGNFYITKENGVSSGVRRIEAVCGNAGYLHAKESLLHNQQIKEILKNQDMMLGVAKLKEKIKTLEKQLQNPKKDTSLQVQQINGISLIVQITESTEIKKLIDEAKNHYDKVAILLINEKNLAIAAGSKNTNIKADDWVKKTAQILGGNGGGRDDFATAGGKEHSKIKAALQSAILYAKEKL, encoded by the coding sequence ATGTTAGATATTCGTAAAAAATTTTTGGATTTTTTTCAGAGCAAAGGTCATCAAGTCTATGCAAGCATGCCCCTTGTGCCAGAGGATGCAAGCCTGCTTTTTACCAATGCGGGTATGGTGCAATTCAAGGATATTTTTACGGGCAAAATCCCCACTCCAAGCATCCCGCGTGCCACAAGCTCGCAGCTGTGCATCCGTGCTGGAGGCAAGCATAATGATCTAGAAAATGTTGGCTTTACACGCCGCCATCACACACTTTTTGAGATGCTTGGAAATTTTTCCTTTGGAGATTATTTCAAAAAAGAAGCAATCGCCTATGCCTGGGAATTTGTCACAGAGGTGTTAGGCTTTGACAAAGAGGTACTTTATATCAGCATCCATGAGAGTGATGATGAGGCTTTTGAGATCTGGAGCAAATATGTAAATCCAGATAGAATCAAACGCATGGGTGATAAGGATAATTTTTGGCAAATGGGTGATACTGGGGCATGTGGACCATGCAGCGAGATTTTTGTAGATCAAGGCTCTAGTTTTGCTAGCTCTGAAGATTATTTTGGAGGGGATGGAGATAGATTTTTGGAAATCTGGAATCTTGTCTTCATGCAATATGAGCGCAAGAGCGATGGCACACTCATCCCACTGCCAAAACCCAGCATCGACACAGGCATGGGGCTTGAGCGTGTGAGTGCGCTGCTAGAGGGGAAGGAGAGCAATTTTGATTCGCATTTATTCATGCCGCTCATCAAAGAAGTCGAAAAACTCTGCGGCAAACCCTATCATTATGAGAGTGGAGCGAGTTACCGCGTGATCGCCGATCACGCCAGGGCTGTGGCATTTTTACTTGCTCAAGGCAGCAATTTTGACAAAGAGGGGCGCGGATATGTCCTACGCAGGATCTTGCGTCGTGCCGTTCGACATGGGTATTTACTAGGATTTGAGGGGGCATTTTTTTATCGTATTGTGGAAAAAGTCTGCGAGGAAATGGGAGGATTTTATACTTATTTGTTAGAGCAAAAAAACTTCATTAGCATGCAAACAAAGATGGAAGAAGAAAGATTTTTTGAGACCATTGAGCAGGGCATCCATCTTTTCAAAAAAGAGCTAGAGCGCATGCGAGAAATGGGAGAGAAAGTATTTGATGGCAATATAGCCTTTAGGCTCTATGATACCTTTGGTTTCCCACTAGATCTCACCCAAGACATGCTCAAAGAAGAAAATCTAGAGCTTGATCTTGCTGGCTTTGAATCCAGCATGCAAAAACAAAAACAACTCGCAAAAAGCTCTTGGAAGGGCAGTGGAGATCCTCTCATCAAAGGAGATTTTAAACAAGTCCTGCAGGAATTTGGTAGCAATATTTTTAATGGCTACACACATGACCGACATCACAGCAAGATTTTAGCGCTTTTTGATGAGAATTTAGAGCGTCAAGAAATCCTGCAAAAAGAGGGTTACATCCTCTTAGACACCACTCCACTCTATCCAGAGAGTGGCGGGGCTATCGGAGATAGGGGAGTCTTGCTTGAGAATGGGGAATGCATCGCTAAAATCTTGGATACAAAAAAATATTTTGGACTAAATATTAGTCAAATTTCTCCAAAAAAACCCCTCAAAGTTGGGGAAATCTATGAAGTGCTAGTAGATCATAGTCGCCAAGAAATCGCAAAACATCACTCTGCCACACATCTTTTGCATGCTATTTTGCGCGAAAAATTTGGCTCACAGGTGGCCCAAGCAGGAAGTTTGGTAGAGGCAAATCGCCTGCGTTTTGATTTTAGCTTCCCTCGCCCCATCACCAAAGAGGAATTATTAGAAATCCAAGATAGCGTCAATGCACTCATTGCCAAGAATCTGCCTGCAAGGGTGGAGCATATGGAGATAGGGCAAGCAAAGACGCGGGGAGCTATCGCATTATTTGGAGAAAAATATGGAGAGAATGTGCGAGTGGTGAGCTTTGGAGAAGAGAGTTGCGAGCTTTGTGGTGGGATCCATGTCCAAAACACAGGATTCATTGGGAATTTTTACATCACCAAAGAGAATGGCGTTTCTAGTGGAGTGCGTCGCATCGAGGCGGTGTGCGGAAATGCAGGATACCTCCATGCCAAGGAATCCCTGCTGCACAATCAGCAAATCAAAGAAATCCTAAAAAATCAAGACATGATGCTAGGCGTTGCAAAACTCAAAGAAAAAATCAAAACCCTGGAAAAGCAGCTGCAAAACCCAAAAAAAGACACCTCCTTGCAAGTCCAGCAAATCAATGGTATCTCCCTCATCGTGCAAATCACAGAAAGCACAGAGATTAAGAAACTCATTGATGAGGCAAAAAATCATTATGACAAGGTGGCGATTCTGCTCATCAATGAGAAAAATCTAGCGATTGCTGCGGGAAGCAAAAACACCAACATCAAAGCGGATGACTGGGTGAAAAAGACAGCCCAAATCCTTGGAGGAAATGGCGGAGGGAGGGATGATTTTGCCACTGCTGGCGGGAAGGAGCATAGCAAGATAAAAGCAGCGCTGCAGAGTGCAATCCTTTATGCCAAGGAAAAGCTCTAA
- a CDS encoding NifU family protein: MFPFGDEELQKPVEMSIEKTRPHLLADGGDIAILGIRGPCVYVRLKGACVGCAHSHITLKNAIERQLKIDIHPDMKVVHVPDGRDWKEFIQN; the protein is encoded by the coding sequence ATGTTTCCTTTTGGAGATGAGGAATTGCAAAAACCCGTTGAAATGAGTATAGAAAAAACTCGCCCCCATCTTTTGGCTGATGGCGGGGATATTGCGATTTTGGGGATTCGTGGCCCTTGTGTGTATGTGCGATTAAAGGGTGCATGTGTGGGTTGTGCGCATTCTCATATCACGCTTAAAAATGCCATTGAACGTCAGCTCAAAATCGACATCCATCCAGACATGAAGGTTGTGCATGTGCCAGATGGTCGGGATTGGAAGGAATTTATTCAGAATTAA
- a CDS encoding histidine kinase has translation MSYFTEALELDKEDLEARIGVLLTDLAADFPNEAHGFYELYQTMLSSNPRSLREKIQQNILDGIKSFDNGLEKLSAVFFDAQKDLKAEQIDGILYKDFKEMYECKGFKETFENLLFSTKIVFTNKEDFYEFLNTLLDYGYSEFCLQYIESMRSAIFYDAYLEQILRRLAEGV, from the coding sequence ATGTCTTACTTCACTGAGGCGCTAGAGCTTGACAAGGAGGATCTAGAGGCAAGGATTGGGGTTTTGCTCACGGATCTGGCAGCAGATTTCCCTAATGAGGCGCATGGGTTTTATGAGCTCTATCAGACCATGCTAAGCAGCAATCCTCGTAGTCTGAGAGAAAAAATCCAGCAAAATATTTTGGATGGGATCAAGTCTTTTGACAATGGGTTAGAGAAGCTCTCAGCGGTATTTTTTGATGCACAAAAAGATCTTAAAGCAGAGCAGATTGATGGGATCTTATACAAGGATTTCAAAGAAATGTATGAATGCAAGGGCTTCAAAGAGACTTTTGAGAACTTGCTCTTTAGCACCAAAATTGTTTTTACCAACAAGGAAGATTTTTATGAATTTTTAAACACGCTGCTAGATTATGGATATTCGGAATTTTGTTTGCAATATATCGAAAGCATGCGCAGTGCAATCTTTTATGATGCGTATTTGGAGCAGATTTTAAGACGATTGGCGGAGGGGGTATGA
- a CDS encoding UDP-N-acetylmuramoyl-L-alanyl-D-glutamate--2,6-diaminopimelate ligase — protein MKIERSIEFRGKKYAFLSDDSREAQSDEAVLFVETSRNAFFAEQMRKEGRDILHYRDLKEYFTFPAQIIGITGTNGKTTTANLIYHVLLKNGKKCAMLGTQGLFFGGKQIKPKGLTTPGILELYEDLALLHELGCEVLVMEVSSHAISQDRIFGLDFAAKILTNITSDHLDYHKTLASYIATKNAFLSDGGLKIINKDEENANFSPKNTKSYGVKNPCDLQAKNFDKNHATLQYQGREYMLKMPLYGLHNLYNIMACVLCVRELFGLEMEQILSSLQDFGGVSGRMEVVCQNPMVIVDFAHTHDGIEKILQGFLGQSLSVVFGAGGDRDRSKRPLMGGVVRKYAKKIYVTSDNPRSEDPMSIIRDILEGIEDREGVVVLPDRYEAIKKALDHQEPGEILFVLGKGDETHQILADRVVDFDDRMVIRELLSCRLV, from the coding sequence ATGAAGATAGAGCGCAGCATAGAATTTCGAGGCAAAAAATATGCATTTTTGAGTGATGATAGCAGGGAAGCGCAAAGCGATGAAGCAGTGTTGTTTGTGGAAACAAGCAGGAATGCTTTTTTTGCAGAGCAGATGCGCAAAGAGGGTAGGGATATTTTGCATTATAGGGACTTGAAGGAATATTTCACCTTCCCTGCCCAAATCATTGGTATCACTGGAACCAATGGTAAAACCACTACTGCAAATTTGATTTATCATGTTTTGCTAAAAAATGGCAAAAAATGCGCAATGCTGGGCACCCAGGGGCTGTTTTTTGGAGGCAAGCAGATAAAACCCAAGGGCCTTACCACCCCTGGCATTTTGGAATTGTATGAAGATTTAGCACTGCTTCATGAACTAGGTTGTGAGGTTTTGGTCATGGAGGTGAGCTCGCATGCCATTTCTCAAGATCGCATTTTTGGGCTAGATTTTGCAGCAAAAATTCTCACAAATATTACAAGCGATCATCTGGATTATCACAAGACTTTAGCGTCTTATATCGCAACGAAAAATGCATTTTTGAGTGATGGTGGGCTAAAAATCATTAACAAAGATGAAGAGAATGCCAATTTTTCTCCAAAAAATACCAAGAGTTATGGGGTGAAAAACCCTTGTGATTTACAGGCAAAAAATTTTGATAAAAATCACGCGACCTTGCAATATCAGGGCAGGGAATATATGCTAAAAATGCCCCTATATGGTCTACACAATCTCTACAATATCATGGCTTGTGTGCTTTGTGTGCGCGAGCTTTTTGGGCTAGAGATGGAGCAAATCCTCTCGTCTTTGCAAGATTTTGGTGGCGTGAGTGGTCGCATGGAAGTGGTCTGTCAAAATCCCATGGTGATCGTGGATTTTGCCCATACACATGATGGAATCGAGAAAATTTTGCAGGGGTTTTTAGGGCAGAGTCTGAGCGTGGTTTTTGGTGCAGGAGGGGATAGAGATAGGAGCAAGCGTCCGTTAATGGGTGGAGTGGTGAGAAAATATGCCAAAAAGATCTATGTCACTAGTGACAATCCTCGCAGCGAAGATCCTATGAGCATCATCAGGGATATTTTGGAAGGCATTGAGGATAGGGAGGGTGTGGTGGTGCTGCCTGATAGATATGAGGCCATAAAAAAAGCATTAGATCATCAAGAGCCTGGGGAGATTTTGTTTGTACTTGGAAAGGGGGATGAGACTCATCAGATCCTAGCAGATCGGGTGGTGGATTTTGATGATCGGATGGTGATTAGGGAGTTGTTATCTTGTAGATTGGTTTGA
- the hypE gene encoding hydrogenase expression/formation protein HypE, which translates to MQTIQLSHGSGGAQTNELIERVFQKYLREFLCDVGEDAGVFGAASECKYATSTDSYVISPLFFSGGDIGKLSICGSSNDVAMRGAKPKYFNIGFILEEGLEIGVLEGILASMAKELKKTDLKILSADTKVVGRGHVDKIFVNTTAIGEVIRDVGIKQLREGDVILLSGGIGAHHGVIFCARNEISLHSSLQSDCKQLYPLLEPLFRSEIPLHTLRDATRGGIASVLNEWAQSADLDILIEEEKIPICQEVQGICEMLGLDVYALANEGACVLAVPKDFAMQALDLLRRHEDGKDASIIGEVRAKSGSIARVVLQNAWGSKRFLDYPQGELLPRIC; encoded by the coding sequence ATGCAAACCATTCAGTTATCCCATGGTAGTGGAGGGGCTCAGACAAATGAGCTGATTGAGCGAGTGTTTCAAAAATACTTGAGGGAATTTCTGTGCGATGTCGGGGAAGATGCAGGGGTGTTTGGAGCAGCCAGTGAATGCAAATATGCCACAAGCACGGATTCCTATGTCATCAGTCCTTTGTTTTTCAGTGGTGGAGATATTGGCAAGCTTAGCATCTGTGGCAGTAGCAATGACGTGGCTATGCGTGGTGCTAAGCCCAAGTATTTCAACATTGGCTTTATTTTGGAGGAGGGGTTAGAGATTGGAGTGCTTGAGGGGATTCTAGCATCCATGGCCAAAGAACTCAAAAAAACAGATCTCAAAATTTTATCCGCAGATACCAAGGTCGTAGGACGCGGGCATGTGGACAAAATCTTTGTTAACACTACTGCAATTGGCGAGGTCATCCGGGATGTTGGTATCAAGCAATTGAGGGAGGGTGATGTGATTTTACTCAGCGGAGGTATTGGCGCACATCATGGTGTGATTTTTTGTGCACGTAATGAAATTAGTCTGCATTCTAGCCTCCAAAGTGATTGCAAGCAGCTCTATCCCCTGCTAGAGCCTTTGTTTCGCAGCGAGATTCCTCTGCATACGCTGCGGGATGCCACGCGCGGGGGCATTGCTTCTGTGCTAAATGAATGGGCCCAGAGTGCAGATCTTGATATCTTGATAGAGGAGGAAAAAATTCCTATCTGCCAGGAGGTGCAGGGGATTTGCGAGATGCTGGGGTTAGATGTGTATGCGCTGGCCAATGAGGGTGCTTGCGTGCTAGCAGTGCCAAAAGATTTTGCCATGCAGGCTTTAGATCTTTTGCGTAGGCATGAGGATGGCAAAGATGCAAGCATCATTGGTGAGGTGCGTGCTAAGTCTGGTAGCATCGCGCGTGTGGTGCTGCAAAATGCCTGGGGAAGCAAGAGGTTTTTGGACTATCCCCAGGGGGAATTACTGCCAAGGATTTGCTAG
- the pyrC gene encoding dihydroorotase, protein MQNFSLKNPLDMHLHLREGDMLASVLPYTSKSFAAGVIMPNLKTPVCTTKDAKNYESQIRALAPDFQPLMTLYITQGLHAKELEVARASSYKILKLYPKGATTNSSDGIQNILDAQVLEVLEIAQELGFILSIHGESNGFSMDREYEFASVFTTLAKCYPKLKIIIEHMSDHRSIRLLEDFENIFATLTLHHITMDLDDLLGKNLSPHHFCKPILKTKKDKEKLLELALSAHPKVCFGSDSAPHLLQSKLQNGAAGIFSAPCLLESLITLFEEHGALENLQAFVSDNAIKNYQITLEKERIFDFQKTPCTIPKAVKTKDGEIIPLHAEKSLPWSRV, encoded by the coding sequence ATGCAAAATTTTTCTCTCAAAAATCCCCTGGATATGCATTTGCACCTGCGAGAGGGCGATATGCTAGCAAGCGTGCTCCCCTACACTTCAAAGAGTTTTGCCGCAGGAGTCATCATGCCAAACCTCAAAACTCCTGTGTGCACGACAAAGGATGCAAAAAATTATGAATCCCAAATCCGCGCACTAGCCCCAGATTTTCAGCCACTCATGACACTTTATATCACCCAAGGCCTACATGCAAAAGAGCTCGAAGTTGCCAGAGCCTCAAGCTATAAAATCTTAAAGCTCTATCCCAAGGGTGCGACCACAAATTCTAGTGATGGGATCCAAAACATTCTAGATGCACAGGTTTTGGAGGTATTAGAAATCGCCCAGGAACTAGGCTTCATCCTCAGCATCCATGGGGAAAGCAATGGCTTTAGCATGGATCGGGAATATGAATTTGCAAGCGTTTTTACAACACTGGCCAAGTGCTATCCGAAGCTAAAAATCATCATAGAACACATGAGCGATCATCGCAGCATCAGACTTTTGGAAGATTTTGAAAATATTTTTGCGACATTGACGCTGCATCATATCACGATGGATTTAGATGATCTCTTGGGAAAAAATCTCTCCCCCCATCATTTTTGCAAACCCATCCTCAAAACCAAAAAAGACAAAGAAAAACTCCTAGAGCTCGCCTTAAGCGCACATCCAAAGGTTTGCTTTGGCTCAGATAGCGCACCTCATTTGCTCCAAAGCAAACTACAAAATGGTGCGGCGGGGATTTTTTCTGCTCCCTGTCTTTTAGAATCTCTCATCACACTCTTTGAAGAGCATGGCGCACTGGAAAATCTGCAGGCCTTTGTGAGTGATAATGCCATCAAAAATTATCAAATCACTTTGGAAAAGGAGAGAATTTTTGATTTTCAAAAAACTCCCTGCACCATCCCCAAAGCAGTCAAAACAAAGGATGGGGAAATCATCCCTCTACACGCAGAGAAATCCCTCCCATGGAGTAGGGTATAA
- a CDS encoding c-type cytochrome: MKKKTLGVLFFAALFAKEESFITIEEYGKELYKNPRGIGCIHCHGSDGRGGVIASYKHKNIPKILKAPDITVLDFETFKKRTLMDKGVMPKYHLTDTELQAIFAFLHSNLNP; the protein is encoded by the coding sequence ATGAAGAAAAAAACTCTTGGGGTTTTGTTTTTTGCAGCGCTTTTTGCAAAAGAAGAAAGCTTCATTACCATCGAAGAGTATGGCAAAGAACTCTACAAAAACCCCCGTGGAATCGGCTGCATCCACTGTCATGGCAGCGATGGACGTGGTGGGGTGATTGCAAGCTATAAGCATAAAAATATCCCCAAAATCCTCAAAGCCCCAGACATCACTGTGCTGGATTTTGAAACCTTCAAAAAAAGAACACTTATGGATAAGGGCGTCATGCCAAAATATCATCTCACTGATACAGAATTGCAGGCTATTTTTGCCTTTTTACACTCTAATCTCAATCCCTAA
- the folD gene encoding bifunctional methylenetetrahydrofolate dehydrogenase/methenyltetrahydrofolate cyclohydrolase FolD, translated as MILLDGRAVAEEKEKELMQEVEELHQKNIIPTLAVILVGNDSASASYVNMKTRACHRIGIDSVTQKYHTNITQHQVLDAIKKLNDDFNVDGILVQLPLPGHINTQEILEAIDPAKDVDGFHPYNIGRMHAGIPAFVPATPMGVMQLLKYYKIEILGKNVVIIGASNIVGKPLAALMLQEGATISLCHIHTKDIALHAKEADIVCVGVGKAGLLKKEMIKEGAVVIDIGINRLEDGRLVGDVDALVAKKSSYFTPVPGGVGPMTISALLQNTIQAAKNRKGK; from the coding sequence ATGATTTTATTGGATGGAAGGGCGGTGGCAGAGGAAAAAGAAAAAGAGCTGATGCAAGAAGTAGAGGAGCTGCATCAAAAAAATATTATTCCCACATTGGCTGTGATTTTGGTAGGCAATGACTCTGCGAGTGCCTCCTATGTGAATATGAAGACAAGGGCATGTCACCGCATCGGGATTGATTCTGTGACGCAAAAATATCATACAAATATCACGCAGCACCAAGTGCTTGATGCCATTAAGAAGCTCAATGATGACTTCAATGTTGATGGGATTTTGGTGCAGCTGCCCTTGCCAGGACATATCAACACTCAAGAGATTTTAGAGGCCATTGATCCTGCTAAGGATGTAGATGGATTCCATCCTTATAACATTGGCAGGATGCACGCAGGGATTCCTGCATTTGTGCCTGCCACTCCTATGGGCGTCATGCAATTGCTCAAATATTATAAGATTGAGATTTTGGGCAAAAATGTCGTCATCATTGGGGCTAGCAATATCGTGGGCAAACCCCTGGCTGCCTTGATGCTCCAAGAGGGCGCTACCATTAGCCTGTGCCACATCCACACCAAAGACATTGCATTGCATGCAAAAGAGGCAGATATTGTGTGCGTGGGAGTGGGTAAGGCAGGGCTACTCAAAAAAGAGATGATTAAAGAGGGTGCAGTGGTTATAGATATTGGCATCAATCGCCTAGAAGATGGGAGATTGGTGGGGGATGTGGATGCGCTTGTTGCCAAAAAAAGCTCTTATTTTACCCCTGTTCCTGGCGGTGTAGGACCCATGACAATTTCTGCGCTTTTGCAAAATACAATCCAAGCTGCAA